From the genome of Leptotrichia sp. HSP-342:
CATTCTTATGTTTATTATCTGTAAAAAGTTTCCAAATATTGATTATTATTGCTAACAATATTATAAAAAGTGAAAAAGTTTCAGTTTTGATAATTTTTTCAATAACTATTGATAGAACAGCTGAAATTAATGATATATAGCTCAATTTAAAAATTTCCGAAACTTCATTTTTTATATAATGTTTTATAAATATCACTACTAATAAAATTGTTAATATTATTATTAAAAATGTTAGGCTAATAGTAAGAAACTTCAATTTAGTATTTATTTTCTCAATATTTTTATTTGCCTGTTTTATTGGATAAAACTTAGATTCTGATAAATTATATCACGCACGTAATTTTTTAGGATAAATAAATTCCGTAAATATTAAATTAAAAAATATAATAAAATTTAATACCACACTAGTTATTGTAAATAAATTATTTCTCTCATCAATTCTGAATAAATAATTTAAAAATTTTACTTTTTTCATTTTCATTCAAAAAAAAATCCTCCATTCTTTTTATATTTTTACCGTTTAGCAAATCAATTATTAAAAAAAAATATCCAAAAACTCAACATCACTCAATCCATACTCCTTCCTAATAAACTTCATTTCTTCAATAGTAAAATTACTACTTCCATTGATTTTTCGTGAAAATGCTGAAGGAGTTATTTTTAGCTTGTGTGCCAATGTTTTGTTGTTGTCTTCGTGTAAACTCATTTTTGATTTTAAAAGATTCTTTTTCATTTTAAATCTCCCGTCTTTTGCTAATTGGTAAAATAATTATATCATAAATTAAAAGTTTGTCAAGACAACTTCAATTAAATTGATAGAATATCAATTATATGATTAAATTTATTGATTTTAAAGTAGAATTATTATGAAAAATTTAGGAAAATAATGGAGTTATTCTATTCTTGTACAATATCTGCTATTTTATTTAGTAATTTCAAAATTTCAGAAAATTGTATATTATCAACATATTTATTTTCATTTTTATAAATATTCCATTGTTTATTCAAATATTCATCATTTTTAACGTCTTCTAAAATTTCCTTGCTTTCTAATATTTCTTCTATTGAATTTCTATTTTTTGCCGTTTCCCAAATTGCTTGTTTTAAGTTATTTACATCTATCTTATCATTTTTCAATTTAAAAATCATATAAATATCATAAAAATCTCTCAATCTCGTCGTTGTAATATTTCGTTTTATTATAGTTTCATACTTTTCAGCAATCAATGTTTCTAATGAATAAACTAAGATATTTAACTTTTCTTTAAATATTGTTTCGTATGAATATTCTATTTCTGATGGAATTATTACATCTCCTGTTGTAATATCAATTTTTAATGGATTTTTTATTTTTTCAAAATTTGCTGTCAAATGTAATCTATAATTTTCATATTCAGATATTTCTCTTATATTTTCTATTTTTCCCAATACAAATTCTATTCCATCATTTACTTCAATATTTAAAATTTCTAATACTATTTCTTTAATAATTTCTTCTTTTACTGGAAGTCCTTTTATCGTCGTATCAATATCCATCGTTGTTCTATTTTGTATACCAATAATTGATGAAATTAAAAATCCACCTTTTATTATAAAATTCGCTCTATATTTTGATTTTTCCAATCGAGCCAAAAATCTTTCAAAAAAATACATTTGCAATACTTCCTGTGCTTTCAAATCATTTTTTTCTGAAAAACTTTTTATTTTCCCTTTTAACTTTTCTGATGTCATATCAAAATCTCCAAATATTCTCTTACTTTTTTTTCAGTTTTCAATTCTTTACTATATTTTATTAATTTTCTTACTTTTATATCTTTATCTTTAAAAAATAATTTTAGTGCCTTTGAAAACACATCTACATCAATTTTTTCTTTATTTTTTATAATATCACATATCGTTCTCTCTTTATCATAAATATAAATTTTAGCCCCCATTTTACTCAAAGTTTCAATTTTTCCACTTTCAAATATTTCTTTTTTCACATAATGAATTTTCAAATTTTTAAATTTTTTCGTAATATGTAAAACATTGTAACCTTGTGGAACTGTTATTGAAATTGTATTTGGTACTTTATCTGTTAAATTATGAAAATATAGAGCAGTCGTATTTGAAAAAATCACATTATTATTTTTTTGTATTTTCATAAATTCATCTGTGATTGTATCACTTTTCTGATAAACCCCTTGCTTTACTCTCTCTAAAATCCCTTTTTTACATAGATTAGAAAGTGTCTGCCTTTTTATACCAATTTTTTCTGCTTCCTTAACCGTTATTACAGTATTATTTTCAAAAAAATTATTTAATTTATCATTTGTAATTTCCAACATATTATCACTACCTTTACTATCATACTTTAATTTTAATATTTTAAAGAGTATTTGTCAAGTTTTTCCTTTTTTTATTCATTAATCGGTAAAATAAATATACCATAAAAATAAAATTTATCAGTATCGTTTCAATTAAATTGATAAAATATCAATTTTATGGTAAAATTTATTGATTTTAAAGGAGAATTACTATGGAAAATGTAGGAAAAAGATTAAAGAGTTTGAGAGAAAAGTACAAATTTTCTTTGGAGGAAGTGGCTAAAAATATAAAATCATCTGCTGGAGCTATTTCAAGATATGAAAATAACGAAAGAAAAATAAATAGTGAAAGTCTAATTAGACTATCCAACTTATACAACGTTTCGCCTGAATACATATTATACGGTATAAATAAAGATTCCAATAATTTAGAATCATCCATTATATCGTTTTTTAATAATGAAAATATAGATTTTGAAGAAAAAGAGGATTTGTTCAATAAGATTCAAAATGCCTT
Proteins encoded in this window:
- a CDS encoding helix-turn-helix domain-containing protein, translating into MKKNLLKSKMSLHEDNNKTLAHKLKITPSAFSRKINGSSNFTIEEMKFIRKEYGLSDVEFLDIFF
- a CDS encoding nucleotidyl transferase AbiEii/AbiGii toxin family protein; its protein translation is MTSEKLKGKIKSFSEKNDLKAQEVLQMYFFERFLARLEKSKYRANFIIKGGFLISSIIGIQNRTTMDIDTTIKGLPVKEEIIKEIVLEILNIEVNDGIEFVLGKIENIREISEYENYRLHLTANFEKIKNPLKIDITTGDVIIPSEIEYSYETIFKEKLNILVYSLETLIAEKYETIIKRNITTTRLRDFYDIYMIFKLKNDKIDVNNLKQAIWETAKNRNSIEEILESKEILEDVKNDEYLNKQWNIYKNENKYVDNIQFSEILKLLNKIADIVQE
- a CDS encoding type IV toxin-antitoxin system AbiEi family antitoxin domain-containing protein; translation: MLEITNDKLNNFFENNTVITVKEAEKIGIKRQTLSNLCKKGILERVKQGVYQKSDTITDEFMKIQKNNNVIFSNTTALYFHNLTDKVPNTISITVPQGYNVLHITKKFKNLKIHYVKKEIFESGKIETLSKMGAKIYIYDKERTICDIIKNKEKIDVDVFSKALKLFFKDKDIKVRKLIKYSKELKTEKKVREYLEILI
- a CDS encoding helix-turn-helix domain-containing protein; protein product: MENVGKRLKSLREKYKFSLEEVAKNIKSSAGAISRYENNERKINSESLIRLSNLYNVSPEYILYGINKDSNNLESSIISFFNNENIDFEEKEDLFNKIQNAFFKEKFK